In Drosophila busckii strain San Diego stock center, stock number 13000-0081.31 chromosome 3R, ASM1175060v1, whole genome shotgun sequence, the sequence AGCCGCTGATCGTTTGTTCAGTCTGCTGGCGGAAATGAAAGCCTCAGCGGAACATGAAACAGCCATAAATGCTATAATGGAGGAATATACTTCATATTTTGGCAAATGGATGTGCATATTAAACGAAGGCTTCAATCTACTGCTCTATGGCCTCGGCTCTAAGCGTCAACTGCTGCAATCGTTTCAAAGAACTGTACTAACAGACCAAACTGTGCTGGTGGTCAATGGCTTCTTTCCCAGTCTAACGCTGAAGGATGTGTTGGACAGCATTACCAGCCAGATATTAGATGCAGGACCAAGCCCAGCCAATGCTCATGAGGCTGTCGATATGATTGAAGAGGAATTTGCTTTAATACCCGaaacacatttatatttaatagttCATAATATAGACGGCGTTATGCTGCGCAACGTCAAGGCGCAGGACATACTCGCGCGATTGGCACGCGTGTCTAATATACATCTGCTCGCTTCTATCGATCACATCAACACACCCTTACGTAAGTTAAGCCAGTGATTCATTAAGCCTTAATAATTGTATGTTCCTTTTTAGTATGGGATCAAAATAAGCTAAGTAACTACAATTTCTCTTGGTGGGATTGTACGACTATGCTGCCTTACACGGATGAAACTGCATTTGAAAACTCGCTACTGGTGCAAAACTCTGGCGAATTGGCGCTCTCATCTATGCGCAGCGTCTTCTCCTCACTCACAACGAACTCTCGTGGCATTTATATGATTATTGTCAAATATCAGCTAAAGCATAAAGGCGCTGCCAATTATCAGGGCATGCCTTTTAAGGATCTATACTCTACCTGTCGCGAAGCTTTCTTAGTGAGCTCTGATTTGGCTTTGCGTGCACAGTTAACAGAGTTTCTTGACCATAAGCTGGTCAAGTCTAAACGCAGCGTTGATGGCTCCGAGCAGCTAACCATACCCATCGAGGCTggtttgttgcaacaatttctgGATGAGTACGAAAAGAAATGAGTGTATATTTAgaacatattaatttattatctaatttgttaaatacaattaaactttttgcattttttaaaaaggtTGCTCGTGTACGCTTTCTTTCCCAGTTTATAAagttatgttaaatttatatttagttgctgctttgtctgcacattttgtttattgttttctaCACATTTAGATTGGCATGCATAAAAATGTCTTAATAGTGTTTGATATTCGTCAActataattaagcattttcTCTCTATATCTGGACATAACAGCACAGCACTCTTTTGAATTGATTGCTTGCTTTTTGGTCAATTGAAACGAAAcgcatttgctttgaattgtatttgttctttttgtttttgttttttttttttttttgtagattaAGCATACTAATAATGGCTGACTAATAGCACTTCACGTTGTAATTGttagttatatttattctttttttttgtgcacttCAATTAGTTATCAACGGAATGGCAGACAATTTAAACtctatttacatttaagctAAAGCAGGGCCCGAAAAATCTATAATCCTTGCCTAAGTAGCACATGCACTGTCCTGAATTCTTATGATTTGCTTTTTAgttcttataaatattttattgcaatatttatagttgtttttttatgatatCACGTGTCTCTCTgttacttatgtatgtgtttcAAAAAAAGTGAGGGAGACTTTCAACTTCCACTTTGTCAGTTCCAGTTTAGAGCTCtgaattgttttatatatgaaaGACTTGTTTGGTTTTCTTTATCTCTTGCTTACTATACACAAAGTGCTACaatttgcgttttatttaaacaatgcctcgattttcataaaaatgtaatagtTGTTtgtacaaaaacaaatacttaagCACAAAGAAAACAtgcgtgttttattttaaacaaaatttgttttaacgaaatttaatgttttttgtaaattacaaCAGTTTAGATTGTTTAGCGGAATTATTGTGGTTAGTTCTGTAACTGTGTGTATAGAGGATAAAATTTTGTGTGgtgtaaaatacataaaaagaATTGCTCTATTGAATTCCAGCATTGTTAgagttttaaatatacacactatagtactatttatatatatttgtatttatatataaatcaactTCATTATCATATCCGTATCATTATGCATTAGTCATACTCATCGAATATACATCACAATCAAAGTGTACGCTTtgtaatcataataataataataataatataattaattatagtataataataataattacgcattgtttattatttatttattttgttggtgtttgtatttgcctttgcttttttgtttcttatgAATTTTAcgcttattaataatatatttgtttgttgcttttgtttgttttctattttttttttcgtttgtttacttttttgcctaaaattataaattaaacgtaatcataaatcaacaaaataatataattacaatcaagtttttaaaaattaaattacacgatttcaaaacaataaatggTGATTTTGCATGGATGCTGTGGATTTTCTTGTtatcaattgttgttaaattttgtaaaatattgcTCGAGTGACGCCAAGTACAATTTGTTTGAcaatagttaaaataatagttatagatttttattgtttttgttgctgttattgaaactgttgttgttgctgttgttgttgttattattgttgttggtgctggtATTCTGAAATTGTGGTTTCAGCTCATTTTCACGCGTTTCCTTGGTGGTCCAATTGGTGGGATTTGTTGTGTTGCGAGGGCACGAAATGCCTCCGCTATCAAATGTGAATGCGTTGTGATCATATTTTGCCAGCCAGAGGTTTCCATTACATCGGTGGCATGACTGTAGaacgaaaaacaaattatagatTAGCAAAAGTTCAAACTTCATGTCTGATCATTTATTAGTACTTACGTATTAATAAAATCTATCGTTTGTGCTTTCAATTGATCCGCACTATGGAGATCAGCTAATATTAACGTTTCAGCTGCCGTTTCAACAGAGAGATTGACGCACAGCGCCTCTTCACACATTACTTTCAGCTTTTCGAGTGCATACTGTAGACAGagaacaaatttgaaattaatttacaattcacTATAAACTGTTGGTAGCGAGTTTTGCTAACCTTATCAGCAGCCGCTAAGAGATCATCAGCCATTTTTTCCAAATTGGACGCCTTGCCCGTATATATGAATCGTAGCATTTCTTTGAGAACCTCATGATCCACATCGGTTATGGCGACACGATTCAGTTTACGCTCCTCCATTTCGTGCTCAAACATGGCCGCAAAAACATCACTGCGTGctgtgtgcataaataaacaattagtcAGGCCAAAGACAGGGCAGGAGAGCATTCAAAATGCGGCTATTTTATTTACCTGCTAATATGGCCTTGTGCGCTTGAAATTCTCGGCCACCTACGGAGAGCGTTACATCGCTGAATTTCTCGTTGTCAAAGAGATTGCCGAGATCGTCAGACAGTTTGCACTCGGGCACTTTAAACTGCACAATATTGGATTGTCCGGAGATATTCACACTGTCCGCCACGACGCTAACCTCACAGAAGATGGTTAACTTATCCTCGGGCAGGAGGCCATTGGCCTCGTCCAATAGAAAATCACGGCGTATAAACTTCTTAAAGCCCCAATCTTTGCCTTGCACGAAACGATAAGCACtaaataatagtaaaataataaatacatatagtagCTATAAAGATAAAATTGATGTTACTATTTACCGCTGGGATTCCATGGCTTTGGTTTCCTCACGTTTTGCATTCAATAtagaaaatttgaatttggctCTAACTTCCGATTTATTACACGATACTAATAGTAAATATAATGATAAGTAATCCTTGCTTTCCTCGTCAAGGCCCTTGGGATTAACTCGCAAACACCTGGAAAtaaacacattaaataaataattgatcgATTGTTTTATTTCACAAAGTTGCACCCACCATTTCAGTTTGTCGTTAGCACCAGCTGAGAATGTGGAAGACTTGAGTACTTCGCCCATTTCTTCCCGACAAAAACTAAAGTTATTTATGGTCCACATGTAACTAAATTTAACCACTTTGACCTGTGAGATAAAAGAGACGAAGAGAGAACAAGATATAAGATATATGAGATTGGTGTATAAAGTTACAAAGATCAAGATTCTTTAGcgcttcaatttgtttgcacacCTGTCCCATCCCCCGGCTGGAGATGAGCCTATGCTAACGGAAATGCATTTTCCTGTCATCAAACATAACCACAAAAATGGTTTAAGGTTTACAATATTGTAATTTGAGTTGCACTCAGTTGTTGTCGGCAAATCCGTAGAAATGCCAAAGGTATACAATGTGTTTACTGCGTTGAAACTTAATCCGTTTAGGGATAGCATAGGGAGttggcaatttgcattttacctGCGTGTAACACCAGTTCTCAGCAACTGGTGTATTAACTTCCGGCAAAGGCGGCGAGGGTACACGACTGACCGCCATTGTGCTACTGGATGCGTGCAGGTTCGAGGAGACTCTAGCTGTTTGGATTGCCTGACATTCGTTTACCGGCAATCTGCAAGTGGAAAGAAAACAGAATATTAGTCATCATGTAGTTAGTTAAGTGAATATTGTAAGCGTTAGAATTAACCTTGGCTCCTGTAATAAATCCATAATATTGCGCTCAAACTCAACCTTGACTAAGTTACTGTCGGCAGTCGAATGTCTGGCAAAAAAATTGAGCAGTTTTAATAGCAGAGAGTTCTCCAGTTTGCCGCACAATTGAAAAGCACACACGGGGAAGGGAAATGGAATCAAGGAAGTAAGAAGCACACACGATAAGTTTTgcgcttaaattatattttaagcaacgTTGATGTGACGACGAGACGCTGACAGAGACGGACACGGACACACGGAAAACACAAAACGAAATGCGCCAAAATGTGCAGCGAGCATTTTTGTCATATACGAGAGATGACACCTCAAAGGGCAAACGTCAATATGCACTGTTACTTGTAATTCGCTTTGAGTGAGAGTGAGCAGTTAATACGATCGATTGAGCGAAGAGTGCAAAGAGCATCAGAGAGCGCGCGTGTTGTGGGagctttaagcttttgccATTCACTCTAATTTTAAAGATGAAGATGAAGATGAagaaacagctgcagcagctgagtaTGAGGAGCGAGATGTACACAACTGTCTTGCTGTAGCGGCAAATGAAAACTGAGCGCAGGATTTCGCTTGTGTGGGCATTGGGAAAAATCTGCGTCACaggatgcacacacacacacacacacacactcaaacagCGAGCTCTAAGAGCCTGCAGatgacagcaaacaaaacgctttAACTGTAGCTATATAAGAGTTGGAAAATTGACAAACAATGGACAAGACGGTTACAAAGCGCATAGGCAAAAATaggagcgagcgagcgcgcaaGAGATAGAGAGGGAGTGTAGCAGtcacaagcaaacacacacacacgcacacataaatatatacatatatagaggATCTGCTGCACAATGGCAGATGCTATAACTACACATAtctacaacaataaaagtaacAGTTGAAGCATAGAGGAAAAACATAGGAAAATTCTTTACAAGGCTATAACAAACGCGAAgccagcaactgcagcaacaacaataacaattactaTAATAGCAGCTGAGCAGTCGAGATTTTTTCAAGGTGTTGCAAGTTATAAACAATGTTGCCTCTTCTGCTTGGCtggccgttgctgctgctgctgctgctgcttctgctggcCATCAAATGCTGTAAAAGGACCTTCAATGCGCAATGCTGTGTATGACAGCGCGTGCgtgtgttaaacaaaaaaattatatatatattaacaacaacaacaaaaaggttGACTCGCAGTTTGTCAAGGTGAACAAACcgtaaagcagcagcagcagtaaccagcagcagcggaagcagcgccagcaataacaacagcaacgaacaCATAATAAagtcgctgccagcgtcgaCGTCAATTATGCGCAGCTGTCGAAGGCAAACGTTGActtctcgctgctgctgctgctgcgttcaGGTTTAGTACCTTTCAAGTagctttattcaattttagcaAGTGTGCTTTAATGTTAATGACATTGATTTGGCAttgaaagagagcgagcgagtgagcgagctacgcacacgcacacgcacacaaaattGCCAAGTACGGCTGTCAaaactctcttgctctctgctGTAACTTAACTAGAACTTGGAGCAAAGGGCCAAACGACATTGAATATGTTCAATGAAGGGCAGAGAGCTTGGTTACgcttgcatttgaatttaatgcttgCGCTCTTGATTAAGTAGCTAATGATTGATaatgattaattaaataatgacCAAGCTGCTGAGGTCACTTGAGTAAGAATGTTCGCATGCGCACTGCtgtttaaatacatatacacacatacatacatgtacaaTATGCATACTTAAGCCTGTTACAGCTGCTCTATACATAAAAGAGCTCTTTAAATCTCTTTTGCTGCCCGCAGCTCTTAGGGACACCAAGCAAACCAAAGGGACACACAGTCACGCTTGATTCATGGTTATTAGATATTTGTATGAAAGAAAATGAAATAGAAAAGTGTGGGCAGTAGCACAGAGAGACAGGATAAAggacaaataaaagcaacagcacgCTTTAAGGTTAAATAAATCGGTTTAGCATTAGAGAAAGAAAGATAGATAGGGTGGTTATAAATAGTCAACAATAGCTCATGATCGCCGGCTGCCGAAATGAAAAGCGCAGCAATTGCTTAGGACAAAAAcacaattgaatttttcttttagctcAATTTTTCGCCAAATTGTTATATAACTGGAAAGGTGGATGTGCGATGGCgctttccacacacacacacacacagacagacaaacactTCCGGCAAGTTTTCATTagcatttaaaagaaatttgataaaagcgaatagcaacaacaaaaaaggccaaaacaaacaaatgtcgACGAACAAAAGCCCaggctaataaaaaaaagtggtgaaaattttcattttttacaacaaattatcGCATGAGTTTTCACTCGtcttgtggttgttgtttttgttgttgtcgctgctgctgctgctggcgttttcaccaacaacagcaatagcaagaAATGCTCCTTTCACTCGCTTAAcagtaacaaaagcaacaacaacaacaaatcgagTGAAAAACGTATTTCAAGTAAAGGAaacacttttcattttatacatacacacacacatacatatacaaatgtttgtaagtatgcaaagctaaatttaacaactatgtaaagaagaagcagcagcggcagcggcagcagccgcGATAGCAATGGCAGCGAcctggcaatttaatttaaataatgtgaACTTTCATGCCAatgaaaatgatttcaaaAGAGAAACTTGCACTCGTCTCGTCTCGACTCAACTCATCTCTTTACTTCCGCtacaaaatgcacacacacacacacacacatagagcagGCATAGCCACCCACTGTTCATGCAATTtctctttgccttttgctgctCTCTTTTACTTGTGTGCGCGCACAGTTGTCAACACTTGAacgcatattaattttaaaaactccCACGCTCAAGTTTCTTTTCagcattttacttttttgttgttgttgttgttttatttgacTGCTTTGTGCTTTTTAGTGGCGTCCACAACGTCAAATTCGTTACGTCGCGTCTGGCGTTGCGTACATTTGCCTTTTGTGCGGTTCGATCTCTCCCGCTCCCACTCTCcacgactgcgactgcggctgacGCTGCGGCCAAAGGAGAAAGCTTACTATCCCgctcgctctcacacacacagagttttGCAGTTTTGCCTGCAGTTTGCTGTGAAAGTCTGACGCCTGCGTCATTGGTTTGTTTTTTAGGCGAAcgattaaattgttatataaacaaatttaaagttaaatagagtaaaattgcataaaaagctACAGAAATAGGGAAATGCTTATGCATAAgtgaatgcatttaaaatacagagtgctataataattaattagatCAGTAACTTAATTACGTAAACATTGCCACAAAAGTTGACAGTAATCCAAATAGATATTTAATCCATATGAATGTTAATAAACTGAACATGTGTACCTATTTGTTTGGCCTGCATTGTAGCTGCGCGCAGGCGCGTGGGCGACtgcgactacaacaacaataagctttACTACGAAACTACAACGAGCGCTGCTTTTATGTAATCGtaagctacagcaacaacaacaaaagcgctgcGCAAACTTGTTTGATGACGTAGCCCCCaagcgctctctcgctctcgctctccctctcacCATTGCTCTCTTTGCAAGTCAAGCACGTTAAGCGCGTGGCATTTGTTGtggtgattgttgttgttgctgttaatgtttgaaaatatcaaaaagAGACACAAAACGCTTCGCTGCTCATTATTATTTTCCTCACCTACTTACATACACTCGTActtatgtgtgcatgtgtgtatgtaaatatcattatcaataaatttgtgcCCAATTTAACACACAATGCAACATGTTTTGGGCCAAATTTTGATCGCCATAAAAAGTGGCTGCTGttattgattgttgttgttgttgttggcttgtttgcattttgccgCTTTTACCATTTCTCTGCACTTTCTAAACAAATTGTACAGCAGTAAACGAAGGAAACGACAGACCGAGGGACCAAGCCGAacgacacacatacacacacacacttatacatataGAAGAAATTGGCTTTCATGCGttttcacattttgtttttgtcgtgctttcttttttgttgttgctgctgctgctttggctcttGCCGGATTTCTAAGACTTTTTCTTAAAGGCCTGCGTTCGCCACTTGGCTTAAAGATCGCTTTTTTCTCTCGTGGCTTAGAAATTTGTGTTTCTACAGATTTGTTCTACATACTTGcttaagtatgtgtgtgcgtgtgtgtgttaacgaGGTGTTGGCTACTCTctgtgtttattgtttaatgtttattgGGTGAAATGCGTTTGAACAAAGTGAAAACTTGAGTAGGagagaaaaaattaatatcaaaacTGTATCagcaataatttcaattggATCAGAGTGCTCGAGTTCAATCAACTCTCCCCagcaaacttgcaacatgttgcctattaattaattaaatggcGCCACACAAACAGTTTTGAGCTGGTAAACTTATTGCTTGGCTTTCATTACggggcaacaaataaatattgctgcaaCATGTTTTATGTTGAGCTTCAACTCTCTCAGACCCTTCTTAACTTTATTGGGCACTCAACCAGACTTCCCGTTCCGTTTGCGCAGAGGGgcgtgcaaaaaaaaaaaaataaaagcatacaAAATCCACACaacttgtttaaataataatgactTCCATTCATTCACTCAATtgttataaaagaaatataagcaTGGagcatttgttatataaaGCGGCTGTGGACACTTTTGAGCGCGCGTACTCAATTTTAGTCttaacacttttatttatatttaatgcacttgTGTGTTTCAAATTGCGCGTTTAATTACCTTTTATCACAGAAATTTACGGCTGCGTTACAAAACTCCTTAGAATTGGGGCATTTAACTAATAATACTAGGCACAGTGGAgattgttgtggttgttgttgttgctgatgatgattgttgctgctgtgatgatggctgctgctgctgctattgtgctgatgttgctgctgtgcaggATAAGCgcaattaacattttgctgctgGAGTTGCTGCTGATAGTGTGAAGAGGTCGCAGTGGAAGAGGCGCTCGAACTGGAACTTGTTGAAGCAATTGAGGATGTTGAGGCGCTGTGGCTATtgtgatgttgctgctgctgctgctgctgttgttgttggtgatggtgatgttgctgctgattgagATGCCGCCGTATCGATTGATTAATGCGATTTGTTATGGAATTGGTTAGAGCGGAATGTTGGCTATGCAGATGATGATGGTGGGGCTGGTGGGGCGAAGAggagctggctgctgctgccgaacTGGAACTGGAGCTGGATGGAGTTGAGAGCCGACTGGCAATgatactgttgctgttgttgctgctgctgttgccgccgttGTAGTGTCTGTTGCCAGCacaggcgctgctgcagttgttcgAGTTATTGTGGCTGGAGGCAGCCGAGGAGGTGGTTGTGGTGGCGGTGGAGGAACTTTGTGCGCGCGTTAAAAGATTTTGCAAGTTGCtttggtgctggtggtggtggtggtggttgttggtgttgctgctgttgttgttgttgttgaaagcCGCCTGCAATATGCTGCTGGGTGTTGCCAAATGTTGCGCCAGTGTTGCTGTGCTACTtctagctgcagcagcagctgctccactttCGTAATTCAGGTGACCCAAATGCTGTTGCAAAACTGAAGGCGCTGCCgctgattgttgctgctgctgctgctgctgtggtggcGTTGGCGGTGGCGTACTCACGGCAACAGCGTGTGGGTGTTGCGACAACGTGGACGTAGTCGCCGACGCTGGCGTCAACGCTGACGCCGCTGCCGACAGCGACGATCTGCGCAATAATACTGGAGGCGTTGATATCAATTGCTGCAGGcgactgcaattgttgctgctgctgctgctagctgtTGCTTGTGGCGTTGCTGGCGGCGTTTCAACCAATACGCTCAatgcattcgcattcgcattcccATTCGCATTGCCAACATCTTGCGAGCCACtttgacagcaacaattagcagcctcttgttgttgttgttgttgctgttgctgcgacGTCGACTGCTGCTCCAAATTCACGCCGACAATGTCCacggcgacagcagcagcaacatcgacAGCAGCGCTCtctttttgataaatttcatGCACATTACGCTTTTTCTTGATTTTCACATAAGgctcaaacattttaaaacgaaatttgaattgattgcggttttgttattgttgtaactgttcttcaatatacaaatttactgcgtatctatgtatgtagtatatttatagatacatttttgtattaacacgcacacaagcacaaGTTGGGCACAAAATACACAcgaatttcaatatttatttagcactttgtttaattgttgtatttgtatttgtatttgtatttttgttgtggttAACGTTCAACGCTTTCGCAATTAAATTCgatcaaaattttattatatagttatatagttGTAGTAGTCAGCACAACCGTTTTGCTTCAAAGTCTATGTACAAACTAAAATTGTAACCCGCTTTTGACactatttaaaacaaaa encodes:
- the LOC108604226 gene encoding origin recognition complex subunit 2; amino-acid sequence: MSNTTYNVEHKTPSKQKARQSRGAKLENLKSIENLTNSDESSVAEMDVQPSTRRSARRPSPTKKYEAFKANTTKSHIVVNYVECTDDDENTETDEDLGAAKPTTQDLQLIQADYNVAGTSMFGFNTPKKRDAMSLAALSATPRTPKTPKTPRLGVKTPDTKHKRADQPKTPSHVRTRVKQQIARIVADSEDDFSGDESEYEPNNACSSSSSSSSSSNEASSDNDAADDEPKMPSKTRRAIVVPVLPKTPSAARQRQSARAKKSNEYVPECEGYFHSHASSKILTSDHTLDRLKNPRLAADRLFSLLAEMKASAEHETAINAIMEEYTSYFGKWMCILNEGFNLLLYGLGSKRQLLQSFQRTVLTDQTVLVVNGFFPSLTLKDVLDSITSQILDAGPSPANAHEAVDMIEEEFALIPETHLYLIVHNIDGVMLRNVKAQDILARLARVSNIHLLASIDHINTPLLWDQNKLSNYNFSWWDCTTMLPYTDETAFENSLLVQNSGELALSSMRSVFSSLTTNSRGIYMIIVKYQLKHKGAANYQGMPFKDLYSTCREAFLVSSDLALRAQLTEFLDHKLVKSKRSVDGSEQLTIPIEAGLLQQFLDEYEKK
- the LOC108602836 gene encoding protein roadkill isoform X1, whose product is MFEPYVKIKKKRNVHEIYQKESAAVDVAAAVAVDIVGVNLEQQSTSQQQQQQQQQEAANCCCQSGSQDVGNANGNANANALSVLVETPPATPQATASSSSSNNCSRLQQLISTPPVLLRRSSLSAAASALTPASATTSTLSQHPHAVAVSTPPPTPPQQQQQQQQSAAAPSVLQQHLGHLNYESGAAAAAARSSTATLAQHLATPSSILQAAFNNNNNSSNTNNHHHHHQHQSNLQNLLTRAQSSSTATTTTSSAASSHNNSNNCSSACAGNRHYNGGNSSSNNSNSIIASRLSTPSSSSSSSAAAASSSSPHQPHHHHLHSQHSALTNSITNRINQSIRRHLNQQQHHHHQQQQQQQQQQHHNSHSASTSSIASTSSSSSASSTATSSHYQQQLQQQNVNCAYPAQQQHQHNSSSSSHHHSSNNHHQQQQQPQQSPLCLVLLVKCPNSKEFCNAAVNFCDKRLPVNECQAIQTARVSSNLHASSSTMAVSRVPSPPLPEVNTPVAENWCYTQVKVVKFSYMWTINNFSFCREEMGEVLKSSTFSAGANDKLKWCLRVNPKGLDEESKDYLSLYLLLVSCNKSEVRAKFKFSILNAKREETKAMESQRAYRFVQGKDWGFKKFIRRDFLLDEANGLLPEDKLTIFCEVSVVADSVNISGQSNIVQFKVPECKLSDDLGNLFDNEKFSDVTLSVGGREFQAHKAILAARSDVFAAMFEHEMEERKLNRVAITDVDHEVLKEMLRFIYTGKASNLEKMADDLLAAADKYALEKLKVMCEEALCVNLSVETAAETLILADLHSADQLKAQTIDFINTHATDVMETSGWQNMITTHSHLIAEAFRALATQQIPPIGPPRKRVKMS
- the LOC108602836 gene encoding protein roadkill isoform X4; the encoded protein is MAVSRVPSPPLPEVNTPVAENWCYTQVKVVKFSYMWTINNFSFCREEMGEVLKSSTFSAGANDKLKWCLRVNPKGLDEESKDYLSLYLLLVSCNKSEVRAKFKFSILNAKREETKAMESQRAYRFVQGKDWGFKKFIRRDFLLDEANGLLPEDKLTIFCEVSVVADSVNISGQSNIVQFKVPECKLSDDLGNLFDNEKFSDVTLSVGGREFQAHKAILAARSDVFAAMFEHEMEERKLNRVAITDVDHEVLKEMLRFIYTGKASNLEKMADDLLAAADKYALEKLKVMCEEALCVNLSVETAAETLILADLHSADQLKAQTIDFINTHATDVMETSGWQNMITTHSHLIAEAFRALATQQIPPIGPPRKRVKMS
- the LOC108602836 gene encoding protein roadkill isoform X3; this encodes MALARLPVNECQAIQTARVSSNLHASSSTMAVSRVPSPPLPEVNTPVAENWCYTQVKVVKFSYMWTINNFSFCREEMGEVLKSSTFSAGANDKLKWCLRVNPKGLDEESKDYLSLYLLLVSCNKSEVRAKFKFSILNAKREETKAMESQRAYRFVQGKDWGFKKFIRRDFLLDEANGLLPEDKLTIFCEVSVVADSVNISGQSNIVQFKVPECKLSDDLGNLFDNEKFSDVTLSVGGREFQAHKAILAARSDVFAAMFEHEMEERKLNRVAITDVDHEVLKEMLRFIYTGKASNLEKMADDLLAAADKYALEKLKVMCEEALCVNLSVETAAETLILADLHSADQLKAQTIDFINTHATDVMETSGWQNMITTHSHLIAEAFRALATQQIPPIGPPRKRVKMS
- the LOC108602836 gene encoding protein roadkill isoform X2, whose protein sequence is MDLLQEPRLPVNECQAIQTARVSSNLHASSSTMAVSRVPSPPLPEVNTPVAENWCYTQVKVVKFSYMWTINNFSFCREEMGEVLKSSTFSAGANDKLKWCLRVNPKGLDEESKDYLSLYLLLVSCNKSEVRAKFKFSILNAKREETKAMESQRAYRFVQGKDWGFKKFIRRDFLLDEANGLLPEDKLTIFCEVSVVADSVNISGQSNIVQFKVPECKLSDDLGNLFDNEKFSDVTLSVGGREFQAHKAILAARSDVFAAMFEHEMEERKLNRVAITDVDHEVLKEMLRFIYTGKASNLEKMADDLLAAADKYALEKLKVMCEEALCVNLSVETAAETLILADLHSADQLKAQTIDFINTHATDVMETSGWQNMITTHSHLIAEAFRALATQQIPPIGPPRKRVKMS